Within the Malus sylvestris chromosome 4, drMalSylv7.2, whole genome shotgun sequence genome, the region GCAGCCTGGCCCTGATCGGATTTTCCAGACCTGGGAAACTAAGAATGCGATCACTGTTTGTGAAGACTGGGCAGATGCTGAGCTTCAGAAAATAATAGAGGAAGATCATGTTTCAGATGAAGGCGATGGTTCCAATGTTAATGCAGATATGTTGATTGTGGATGAGAACCTGACACAGCCGAATGATGAACTGGCCTTCAATATAACCAATGAACCTACGATCACCAGTAGTAACACTGATCCGGCAGAGAAGCCATTAGTGGAACCATGGAAGGAACAAATTGGTGCCAGAAATGGTTCTCCTTCACAAGAGAATGTGACCCCTAAATGGCCAAATGCATACGTGGAACCATATGAGGAACAATTTGCTGCAAGAGCTGCAGTGCTTAATGAAGAGAGAGTTATTTTTCCGAGTGAGGATTGTGCAGCCATCTCAAGTAAGGAGTTGTTGGTGGCAGACAACATTTTCGGAAATAATGGTGGAGCTGCAACAGTAATGAACCTTTCAAGCACTCAAATCGAGGGAAGTCTAATTAACTACGAAGAAGGTCCTGTTCTGGTACCTGGGCTGACTCCTTCACCAGCTGTTCCAACTGAAGAAGTGAACAAAGAGGGCATCGACAAACAGATGTCTTTTGATGGTTCGGTTGGAGCCTTTGAAGCTAAGGATCGTAATATGCCAGAGGTAACTGCTTGATGAGAGTGACGTATCTTTTATctttttctgtttcttcttGTACTGCATTTACCTCATCCCTGAAATAACAATCCATTCCTTTTCCGTAAAACTGCAAGTTGTCCAGGGCTATAGGAGAGATTCTTTACTACTAGGTAGTTTTTGGTTTCATCTTGTATGTTGTTGGAATCTATGTTTTCCTTGAAGAGAAGTTCATGATGATGATGTATGGCAAGGCAATTATTTAATTTCATCGAAATTGAGCAATTGTCTATAAATTCTCATGAAGAAAAGTTCATGTTTTATCTTACAATCATTAACCAACAAAGTAGACCATCTTCGCACAATATCATTGCAGTGTAATTAACGTTGTAAATATAAATCCCGGGCCAAGTATTCTCCTATTGCAAATCGAAACTGCGCTGTCTGATTCAAATTGAAACTATTAACACTCTGGAATATGACACCGAATTCTCTATCAAGCATTtcgtttatatattttgtttctGCTGGCAATTCATGAGCATTTCCATATGGTCAACTATTCATATGTAGAGGGACCCTATTCCTAAAAACATATGAAAGATTTCATATAATCATAATTATGATCAAAGTTAGACTGCCGATCATGATGAATATTTTTCGTAGCCATGCGTAAGGCGATGTATTGTTGCCGAACAGCAGTATTTGATATAGATGTTCTTCTCCCTTGATTATGCTATTATTGATGTTCTCCTTTCTGTTATCTTTTCATGCCCTCAAACAATTGGATTCAGCTAGAAGAGAAGCAAGAACAGTACAGTGACCTACCTCAAGAAGTAACAAATGTAATGATCAACGCTAATGAGGGGAATTTTGACGATGAAATCAAGCAAACGCCTCACCCTGCAAATAAGGAAGAACAGTTCCACTCAGAGCCAGTCAATGATAAGGTCTTGTGCAGTGACCAACCTCAAGTGGAAACAGCTGCCGCAATCAATGATAACGAAGAGAATTCTGCTAAAAAGGAGGAACAGTCTGACTCAGAGCCAATCAACGAGGTCTTTCAGAATGATATGCAATGGGGTCGTAAGATGCTGCAGAACCTTCTGTCTAACTTCAGATTGCTATAGCATGCACATTGCCGATAACCTGGGAAGAAATTTAGGGAATTCATTTGAGCCCGTAACTCTCCTGCTTTGTTGCTGATGTTTTCTGGTAGCCTACAAAGAGTAGAGAGAGGCAATCTTATAAGCAAACTGTTATATGTGCATATGATATGAACATAGTTGCTGAGAGAGTATTGCCACTTTCCTGTGCTGTAAGAGTACTcaggtttttgtttcttttagttTGTCATGTAAGAATTTGTACCGGATACAAAGTTCTGTAAAGCTTCCTCACAATGCTGATTTTGGTAAGGATTTGGTACCTTCTTAGATTCGAATATCATGAATGGCAGATTCAATACCACATTAAGTTGTCCATTGTGTGATTTAACCGAACTTTCCCTTccattagtgtaaaaatatcgacgtactccaaaaaaaaaaaaaaaacctcttttTCCAACCATCAATATTCCTAAACTGTTAGTGAATCAATTTAAATACTttccaaaaatttaaaattagaactgaaaataaaaaaaccacccCAACCAACTACTCACTCAACTCCAACACCACCCAACACCTTCTGCTTATGACGGCCTTGACGTATCATTTTTCCCGTGTGGACTTTCTACGTAGGATTGTAAAAGGTGAGTTTTCTGAAATGGATGGCTGagctcttttcttttcttcttattttttattttaatttttcagttGACAACTTCTTCCAATTTGAAGAAAGCCATGTGTTCTCTTtgcgtttttaatttttctttttctttttctgtttcacCATATCCTAACATATTTTTGGGGCAAATGACTcccacttttcttttctttttcttcacccCTCGTTCATTTCTAACACctggattgaataaatcaacaaAAGATCAAATAATAGAAATGAAACATATGGGGTGTGCGAAAATCATTTCCAGACTCAAAAATAAGGTCGatatttaatttacttctccAGCGATCAGGGACAGAGCTAGAGCTTCTTACATACTCGGAATCTGTTTGTATCTAACATACAGCCGATTACAAAGataaaaagattttaaaaggaagcaaacacaatgCCATTATTTATCGACTTTGACGGGATAACAAATTTGTTACACGTCTTGGGAACAAGATGGGTCTCAAATTTCAGTTTCCATGCTCAAAATCTTATGATCAACCACATTTACGTAAAATATTTGGAGGAAGAAAATGTATGTTGTATTCGAATATGGCAATCCCCAACCTCAAGATTCACGACGATGTATGCAAGCAAGAAAAGAAGGAGCAAGATGAAAAGAAATATAGCCCACCTTTCCACCAACAAAACTTACACATACGCCTCAAGAAATATAGCCCTGGCAATATTGAAACCAGCATTC harbors:
- the LOC126618528 gene encoding uncharacterized protein LOC126618528, with the protein product MRTLSSPSSRVAAEKKWVGGENVFLHKLEPCFLRPKRSSENFRFLNLVCFLKQSKPIRPVICLSSKTQTELEVADSQMQEAYHTKTIHVKFQLQKECSFGQEFLIVGDDPMFGLWDPASAIPMNWSDGNVWTVEMDIPVGKSIQFKFILKESTGNISWQPGPDRIFQTWETKNAITVCEDWADAELQKIIEEDHVSDEGDGSNVNADMLIVDENLTQPNDELAFNITNEPTITSSNTDPAEKPLVEPWKEQIGARNGSPSQENVTPKWPNAYVEPYEEQFAARAAVLNEERVIFPSEDCAAISSKELLVADNIFGNNGGAATVMNLSSTQIEGSLINYEEGPVLVPGLTPSPAVPTEEVNKEGIDKQMSFDGSVGAFEAKDRNMPELEEKQEQYSDLPQEVTNVMINANEGNFDDEIKQTPHPANKEEQFHSEPVNDKVLCSDQPQVETAAAINDNEENSAKKEEQSDSEPINEVFQNDMQWGRKMLQNLLSNFRLL